A DNA window from Zingiber officinale cultivar Zhangliang chromosome 3A, Zo_v1.1, whole genome shotgun sequence contains the following coding sequences:
- the LOC122052233 gene encoding protein FAR1-RELATED SEQUENCE 5-like, whose product MEFQYIEFYFLYIFLCLFDFIGLNIEIDLDIPQLGLEFDTEEDAYQFYLAYAKKVGFGIRRGKIHNDKSGKLLDRVFYCCAQGKRGKDKRDIYVKASRDETRFGCEAKMKISIRKKSKFTVVQFVKEHNHYLSSPNKTHLYRSHRNISFSAAKQIEIASDVGIPPKASHDLIERQVGGRENLGFIPEDYKNYLRSKRTINMRVGDTGGVLEYLQKMQFDDPNFFYAIQVDEDDLITNIFWSDAKMRADYANFGDVICFDTTYRKNNEGRPIALFVGVNHHKQSILFGAALLYDETSLTFEWLFDTLNRATGEKKPTTILTDQDAAMAKALASRWPETHHRLCIWHIYQNATIHLSGVFSQFRDFAKDFTSCVYDFDEEEDFISAWNLMLTKYSLEDNDWLRRMYNKKEKWALVYGRQMFCADMTTTQRSESMNSVVKKYVTYKHKFLDFFNHFQRLLDDRRYEELKADFRSNTTVPYLMFPIEILKHASEIYTPEVYKCFQQEWCLSHDSSLEICEDVDAFTKYKVTPHKKRNLHIVTLYKKSKKIECSCRKYEFAGILCSHILKIFTWNNIMKIPSEYVLKRWTRKAKIGYFGVYDSMANNASLDPKVLQNMRYKDLCGLNVQLITKAAERDDTYNVVKDAMLSLCKMVDDKLQFNESNVQQSKVSQESLQFDYGEGNSTGVKGIKTKKKTVSSKRLKGGLEKISRKGKATRKINQASTIVMVSTP is encoded by the coding sequence ATGGAGTTTCAATATATCGAATTTTACTTTTTATACATTTTTctttgtttatttgattttataggcttaaacattgaaatagatttggATATACCACAATTGGGGTTAGAATTTGATACGGAAGAAGatgcatatcaattttatttggcatATGCTAAAAAAGTTGGATTTGGCATAAGGAGAGGAAAAATCCACAATGATAAATCGGGTAAATTACTTGATAGAGTTTTTTATTGTTGTGCTCAAGGCAAAAGAGGAAAAGACAAACGAGATATTTATGTCAAAGCAAGTCGTGATGAAACTAGATTTGGTTGTGAGGCTAAAATGAAGATTAGTATTCGAAAAAAAAGCAAGTTTACTGTGGTGCAAtttgttaaagagcataatcattatctcTCAAGTCCAAACAAAACTCACCTCTATAGAAGTCATAGAAATATATCTTTTTCTGCAGCGAAACAGATTGAGATTGCAAGTGATGTGGGAATCCCCCCAaaagcatctcatgatcttatAGAGAGACAAGTAGGTGGGAGGGAGAATTTAGGATTTATTCCTGAGGATTACAAAAACTACTTGCGATCCAAAAGAACAATAAATATGAGAGTTGGGGATACAGGGGGTGTATTGGAGTATTTGCAGAAAATGCAGTTTGATGATCCTAATTTTTTCTATGctattcaagttgatgaagatgatttgattactaatattttttggtCTGATGCTAAGATGAGAGCTGATTATGCTAATTTTGGAGATGTTATTTGCTTTGACACAACCTACAGAAAGAACAATGAAGGTCGGCCAATTGCGTTATTTGTAGGTGTTAATCATCATAAACAATCGATACTTTTTGGTGcagctttattatatgatgaaactAGTTTGACTTTTGAGTGGTTGTTTGATACATTAAATAGAGCTACGGGTGAGAAAAAACCAACTACTATTCTTACAGATCAAGATGCAGCAATGGCAAAGGCATTAGCTTCCAGATGGCCTGAAACACATCATCGTTTGTGCATTTGGCACATTTATCAAAATGCCACCATACATTTGAGTGGAGTTTTCTCTCAGTTTAGAGACTTTGCTAAAGATTTTACTTCATGTGTgtatgattttgatgaagaggaagattttatttcagcTTGGAATTTGATGTTGACCAAGTATTCACTTGAAGACAATGATTGGTTGAGACGCATGTACAACAAAAAGGAAAAATGGGCTTTAGTATATGGACGACAAATGTTTTGCGCGGATatgactacaacccaaagaagtgagagcatgaatagTGTTGTGAAAAAGTATGTGACTTATAAACATAAGTTTTTAGACTTCTTCAATCACTTCCAAAGACTCCTTGATGATCGTCGATATGAGGAATTAAAAGCAGATTTTAGATCAAATACAACAGTTCCATATTTAATGTTTCCAATTGAGATTCTAAAGCATGCTAGTGAAATTTATACTCCTGAGGTatacaagtgttttcaacaagaGTGGTGCTTATCTCATGATTCAAGTTTAGAAATTTGTGAGGATGTTGATGCATTTACAAAATATAAAGTTACTCCTCACAAAAAGAGAAACTTGCATATAGTTACACTTTATAAGAAGTCTAAAAAAATTGAGTGTAGTTGCAGAAAATATGAATTTGCTGGAATTTTGTGTTCTCATATTCTGAAAATATTTACGTGGAATAATATCATGAAGATCCCAAGTGAGTATGTATTGAAAAGGTGGACAAGAAAAGCAAAAATTGGATATTTTGGAGTTTATGATTCAATGGCCAACAAtgctagtttggatccaaaagTACTTCAAAACATGCGATACAAAGATTTATGTGGGTTGAATGTTCAATTGATTACCAAGGCAGCGGAAAGGGATGACACTTACAATGTTGTTAAAGATGCCATGTTGAGCTTGTGTAAGATGGTGGATGATAAGTTACAATTCAATGAATCAAATGTCCAACAATCAAAAGTGAGCCAAGAATCCTTGCAATTTGATTATGGTGAAGGGAACTCTACAGGAGTGAAAGGaattaaaacaaagaagaaaacgGTCTCAAGTAAAAGGTTGAAAGGTGGGTTAGAGAAGAtttcaaggaaaggaaaagcaACGAGGAAAATAAACCAAGCTTCAACGATTGTAATGGTTTCTACTCcataa